The genome window CGTTTATAGCGTCACAGTAGAGGCTGTCTTTTGTGATGTCGATGTAGATACCGCTTAATTCGTTTACTACAAAGTTGTTTAACATACTCATGCCGTGAACAAAGTTGTAGCTGCTAAATGATTTATAAACAGCGTCAAATACGGTTTTTGCCTCACTAAGTATCCATTTGTCAAGCTCGCCCATTTCGTTATAAGGCGTAAGAGCTTTCAAATCATTGATATTTGCCAGCATAATTCTAAAAGTATTTCTTAGTTTGCGGTAGTTCTCGGCACTCTGTTTTAGGATGTTTTGAGAGATTTTTAGATCTCCTTGATAGTCGCTTGACGCAACCCAAAGACGAAGAATCTCACTGCCGTACTCTTTTAAAACCGCATCTGGAGCGACGACATTGCCTTTTGACTTAGACATCTTCTCGCCTTTTTCATCAACCGTGAAACCGTGAGTAAGAACCATTTTATACGGTGCTTTGTGTTCAACCGCCGTACTTAAAAACATAGATGACTGAAACCATCCGCGGTGCTGATCGCTTCCCTCTAAGTAAAGATCCGCCTGATACTCTCCTGCATCGTAGTTGCGGGATTTTAAAACACTGTACCATGTAGAGCCGCTGTCAAACCAAACATCTAAAATGTCGGTTACTTTTTCAAGTTCATCTGCTTTAAAGCCTGCACCCGGATAGAGTAGCTCTTCTATGGACATAGAGTACCATGCATCGCTTCCGTGCATCTCAAAAATCATAGCGACAAAATTTAAGACTTTCTCATCAAGCAGAACTTCACCCGTTGCTTTCACTCTAAAAAATGCTATCGGCACGCCCCAGTCTCTCTGTCTTGAGATACACCAGTCGGGGCGGTTTTCAACCATGCTTCTTAGTCTGTTTTTACCGCTCTCAGGAAAGAAGAGAGTTTTTTCAACTTCATCAAGTGCAATTCCTCTTAATGTTTTATCTTCGCCTTTTGGAGTGCCGTCAACTGAGATGAACCACTGTTTAGTCGCTCTAAATATAAGAGGAGTATGGCTTCTCCAGCAGTGCGGATAGGAGTGGGTAAATTTGCTCACTTTAAGGACGCTTTCCCCCATCATCTCGATTAACTCATCGTTAGATTTAAAGATATGGCGACCGACAAAGTTCTCACCGTTTGGAATAAGTCCCAAACCTACTACAGTCTCATCAAAACATCCCGTCTCATCTACGGGCATGATAACTTCCAAGTCATAAACAAGCCCGATACGGTAGTCATCCTCTCCATGCCCCGGAGCCGTATGTACACATCCCGTTCCGCTGTCCATAAGAACATGCTCACCCAAAACTATGCGGGAAGTTCTGCCGTTTAGCGGGTTTAGGGCTAAAAGATTTTCAAACTCTTTTGCCGCAATCGTCTTTGTAACCTCTCCGCTTAAGATGCCTTGCTCTTTCAGAGATTCTAAAAGCTCTTTTGCAACGATATAACCTGTCGTTGTAAGTACATACTCTTCGTTTGGATTTATAGATATTCCCGTATTTGCAGGAATCGTCCAAGGTGTCGTTGTCCAGATAACAAGAGCCGCTTTGCCCGTTATAGCGAGTTTTGATTTTGCATCATCGCTTAGTTCAAAGGCTACAAAAATAGAGTGAGACTCTTTATTTTCATACTCTACTTCTGCTTCGGCAAGTGCAGTTCTCTCCGCCCATGACCAAAATACGGGTTTGCTTCTCTCGATTAGAAGCCCCTTTTTAGCAACATTGCAAAGTGTACGGTAGATGTTTGCTTCAAATTTGTAGTCCATAGTAACATAAGGATTTTCCCAATCTGCTATAACGCCTAGCTTTTTAAACTCTTCTCTTTGGATATCTATAAATTCAGATGCATGAGCGCGGCAAAGCTCTCTGATTTTTGCAGTCTCAAGCAGCTCTTTTTTCTGTTTCCCGCCGAGTTTTTTCTCAACTTGCTGTTCAATCGGCAGACCGTGGCAGTCCCATCCCGGAGTAAAACGAACTGATTTACCGCTAAAATAGTTATGTTTAATAATGATATCTTTTAAAATTTTATTTAAGGCATGTCCGATGTGCGTGTGACCGTTTGCGTATGGAGGACCGTCATGAAGAGTGAAACTTTGCGCATCTTTGCGGTTTTTTTTCATTTTTTCATATATTTTTTTCTCATCCCATGAAGCGTATCTTTTTGGTTCGTTGTTTATGAGATTGCCGCGCATCTCAAATTTTGTAGTAGGTAAAAGCAGCGTATCTTTGTAATCCATATGTATCCCAAATTGTATAAAATTTTTGCATTATATCCCTTAAGGGTTTAAAAGCTACTTTAATATATATAATTGGTGATATAATAAGCAAAA of Sulfurimonas sp. contains these proteins:
- the ileS gene encoding isoleucine--tRNA ligase; amino-acid sequence: MDYKDTLLLPTTKFEMRGNLINNEPKRYASWDEKKIYEKMKKNRKDAQSFTLHDGPPYANGHTHIGHALNKILKDIIIKHNYFSGKSVRFTPGWDCHGLPIEQQVEKKLGGKQKKELLETAKIRELCRAHASEFIDIQREEFKKLGVIADWENPYVTMDYKFEANIYRTLCNVAKKGLLIERSKPVFWSWAERTALAEAEVEYENKESHSIFVAFELSDDAKSKLAITGKAALVIWTTTPWTIPANTGISINPNEEYVLTTTGYIVAKELLESLKEQGILSGEVTKTIAAKEFENLLALNPLNGRTSRIVLGEHVLMDSGTGCVHTAPGHGEDDYRIGLVYDLEVIMPVDETGCFDETVVGLGLIPNGENFVGRHIFKSNDELIEMMGESVLKVSKFTHSYPHCWRSHTPLIFRATKQWFISVDGTPKGEDKTLRGIALDEVEKTLFFPESGKNRLRSMVENRPDWCISRQRDWGVPIAFFRVKATGEVLLDEKVLNFVAMIFEMHGSDAWYSMSIEELLYPGAGFKADELEKVTDILDVWFDSGSTWYSVLKSRNYDAGEYQADLYLEGSDQHRGWFQSSMFLSTAVEHKAPYKMVLTHGFTVDEKGEKMSKSKGNVVAPDAVLKEYGSEILRLWVASSDYQGDLKISQNILKQSAENYRKLRNTFRIMLANINDLKALTPYNEMGELDKWILSEAKTVFDAVYKSFSSYNFVHGMSMLNNFVVNELSGIYIDITKDSLYCDAINDPRRTSSQSAMAIMTKSLLTLIAPILTYTADEIVEHLPAIIKGEREDIFDFVHESIESVESTFDAPYMNSAREKFFEIVDGLKKEKIIKNTLELVIVTESDKIAKMDKTAAEDWFVVSGIAHTEIIEELGKFEVEGDIFVIQKATKAKCPRCWKYQSKDEESTCERCSKVVNA